In Nocardioides sp. JS614, the sequence TCCGGTACCAGGACAGCAGCCGCGCGAACGGGTTCCGCACGTAGCCGACGATCCAGTACGACGCGAGCGCCGGCTCGGTCTGCAGGATCTTGCCGAGCATCGCGTGCCGGTCCAGCCCCTTGACGCCGCGGGCGTCGGGCAGCACGTCGTCGAGGCGCTTGTCGATGGTCGAGCCGCCCGTCTTCTGCACGTGCACGAAGAGGAAGCGCTGGGCGTCCGAAATGACCATGGCCGGATCCTACGGTGCCAACGGGACGCGACCTACGAGGGCAGCGTGTCACCGGGCGGCATCGGCATCCGCCGCACGAACCAGTCCGAGCGGGGGTCCGCGACCGGGTCGACCCGGGCGGCGGCGGTCAGGACCGTCGCCCCGTCCGCGCCGGCGAGCACCAGCGACAGCTCGAGCGAGCTGACCTGCGGCAGGTCGTTCTGCAGCTGCGCGACCCGCCGGATCAGCCGCTCGATCTCGGCGACGTCGACGACCTCGCTGCCCCGGTAGCCGAACAGCATCGGCGAGGACTTGATCTCGCGGACCATCGCCGCCGCGTCCCGCTCCCCCAGCGGCGGGATCCGGAACGCCTTGTCGGCGAGCAGCTCGGTCAGCGGCCCGGCGATGCCGAAGGAGACGACCGGCCCGAACAGGGGGTCCTCGATGCTGCGGATCGCGACCGGCACGCCGGGGCGGGCGTTCTTCTGCACGACGAACCCGGCACGCGCCGGGTCGGTGATCACCTGGCTGAGCGATCGCCACGCGTCGGCCATCTCCTCGGCCGTGTCGATGTTGCGCCAGACGTGCGCCAGGTCGGGCCGCTCGCGCAGGTGCTCGGCGGTGGCCTTCAGCACCACGTCCCAGCCGAGCGTCTCGCCGGCGGCGACCGCCTCCTCGCGGGTCGCGACCGGCCGGGCCTGCCACAGGTCGATGCCGTACGCCGCCAGCAGGGCGGTGACCGTGTCCAGGTCCAGGTCGGTGCCCTCGGGATGCTGCGCCAGCATCTGGTTGACCAGCCGCTTCGCGGCCGTGAGGTCGACGTCGGCCGGATCCAGGAGCGCGCCGTCCGGGGTGCGCAGCCACACGGCGTACTCGACGACGCGCGCGAGCGCCCGGACCGCGGCCTCCACGCCGGGGTACGAGGGGACCGAGCCGCGGCCGGCCGTCGACCCGGCGACGTCGGGCACCCGGAGCAGCTCCGGGACGCCCTCCGAGCCGAGGAACGAGGACACCAGTGGCTTGTCGGACTGCTCGCCGACCGCGGCGAGCACGTTCGCGACGTCCTCTCCGGAGACGTTGATCGGCGGGACGTAGACCGCGACGACCGAGTCGATCTCGGGGTCGTCGATGGCGGCGTCGAGCGCGTCCTCGAAGTCCTCCGCGCTGGCCTCCGCGCCCAGTGCTGTCGCCTTGTTGACCACGAGGCCGACGGCCGCGGCCGCGTCGGCGGCCAACAGGCCCAGGGCGTCGGAGTTGCCGACGATCGCGACCCTGCGGCCGCGCGGCAGCGGCTGGTGCGCGAGCAGCTGGGCGACGTCGAACATCTCCTCGAGCGTGTCCACCTGGATCACGCCGGCCTGCCGGAACATCGCGTCCACGGCCGCGGGCGGGGCGACGATCTTGCGCACGGCGTGCCCCATCGGGACGCCCTGGGTGGTCCGGCCGGAACGGACCGCGATGATCGGCTTGCGCAGCGACACCCGCCGGGCGATCCGGGAGAACTTGCGCGGGTTGCCGATCGACTCGAGGTAGAGCAGCACGACCTCCGTGGAGTCGTCCTCCTCCCAGTACTGCAGCAGGTCGTTGCCCGAGACGTCGGCGCGGTTGCCGGCGCTGACGAACGTCGAGAGGCCCAGGCCCCGGTTGTAGACCTTCTCCAGGATCGCCGTACCGAGGGCGCCGGACTGGCAGAAGAAGCCCGCCCGGCCACGGGGCGGCATCAGCGGGGACAGGGAGGCGTTGAGGGAGACCTCGGCCGCGGTGTTGATGATGCCCAGCGCGTTGGGCCCGATCAGCCGCAGCCCGTAGGAACGTGAC encodes:
- a CDS encoding bifunctional acetate--CoA ligase family protein/GNAT family N-acetyltransferase, with protein sequence MTQQDAPTTAPAHWEADVLLRDGRTAHIRPIRPDDREVFVEFYSRVSDESKYYRFFSPMPRLSERDLDRFTNVDHVGRVAFVLTLQDQIIAVGRYDLVKPGEAEVAFLVEDQHQGRGIAQLLLEHLAQAGRERGIERFVAEVLPDNTRMIQTFRDAGYRVVSEYEEGVLQLEFSIDPTDTAIGVMISREHRAEAASIEKFFKPRSVAVIGASRRQETIGQALVRNLVMGDFAGRVYAVNPTSSAVSGLPTYKTVGDIPDDVDVAIVAVPAEAVQDVVLDCAAKGVHGLVVISSGFAETGEEGRVRQRKLVGLSRSYGLRLIGPNALGIINTAAEVSLNASLSPLMPPRGRAGFFCQSGALGTAILEKVYNRGLGLSTFVSAGNRADVSGNDLLQYWEEDDSTEVVLLYLESIGNPRKFSRIARRVSLRKPIIAVRSGRTTQGVPMGHAVRKIVAPPAAVDAMFRQAGVIQVDTLEEMFDVAQLLAHQPLPRGRRVAIVGNSDALGLLAADAAAAVGLVVNKATALGAEASAEDFEDALDAAIDDPEIDSVVAVYVPPINVSGEDVANVLAAVGEQSDKPLVSSFLGSEGVPELLRVPDVAGSTAGRGSVPSYPGVEAAVRALARVVEYAVWLRTPDGALLDPADVDLTAAKRLVNQMLAQHPEGTDLDLDTVTALLAAYGIDLWQARPVATREEAVAAGETLGWDVVLKATAEHLRERPDLAHVWRNIDTAEEMADAWRSLSQVITDPARAGFVVQKNARPGVPVAIRSIEDPLFGPVVSFGIAGPLTELLADKAFRIPPLGERDAAAMVREIKSSPMLFGYRGSEVVDVAEIERLIRRVAQLQNDLPQVSSLELSLVLAGADGATVLTAAARVDPVADPRSDWFVRRMPMPPGDTLPS